A genomic stretch from Lathyrus oleraceus cultivar Zhongwan6 chromosome 2, CAAS_Psat_ZW6_1.0, whole genome shotgun sequence includes:
- the LOC127118479 gene encoding exocyst complex component EXO70B1 translates to MSMKVVSTHIRENMKHIIIEIRRWLMHIKVWRVVGFTSAVVGLVSYALSSSFNHLFGNWNLWKIILYCVFCFILCFLILLAMIWNHLRSLRFKVQLAFLVLTITSVYSFFSDKMMNGKPDAYSLISSAAFAVMSLSLSRQTQCGFEVDLLYFFLGCLIVQLMQIKLQLFIVGAGFSYSLIVIHSSFPSVSIDVAPGNEHPGLQDENSVVVDIVSQQLVCTDIASSMMEQLRTCVNAIQQENLNVINSLLAQEKECFDNASELMLSERSSEGVFMLELLFPETETINNLQEIVKSMVSAGFEKECADVYSSCRRDCLEECLIKQLLGLENLTIEDVNMVPWKDLKDQIGRWIKTFKVALNLLFPTERQLCDLVFFGFPTVTDLSFTEICRGCTNHFLKFGNAVANGSRSPEQLFKILGMFETLRDLTPKFESLFCDRYSVSLRNEANTVLKNLGEAIVGIFIELENRIRSDPVKAAVPGGRLHPVLRYVMNYLVLICDYWHTLEQVFEDYGHRLKEYHNLDDSVPSSSLLSLQMGQIMEVLDSNLEAKSKIYNEPALCCVFLMNSSRYILQKTKDNELGKLLSNDVIQNHEAKVLYNHEQYQKISWSKVLGFLKLDDNGIVPPNMVKKSMKKKLKLFNLLFEEICRVQSLWFVFDEQLREIVRVSIERNLLPAYENFIGRFESVLELGKYDHDKYVKYQMEDIVAKLDDLFQGSSGSTKAQN, encoded by the coding sequence ATGTCTATGAAAGTAGTTTCAACTCACATAAGAGAGAACATGAAGCATATTATAATCGAAATTCGGAGATGGCTGATGCATATAAAGGTATGGAGAGTTGTGGGCTTCACTTCAGCTGTTGTTGGATTGGTTAGTTATGCTCTCAGTTCTTCCTTCAACCATCTATTTGGAAATTGGAATTTGTGGAAGATAATTCTTTACTGTGTTTTTTGCTTCATCCTCTGCTTCCTGATTTTATTAGCAATGATTTGGAACCACTTGAGAAGTCTCAGGTTCAAAGTTCAATTGGCATTTTTGGTTTTAACCATCACCTCAGTGTATTCCTTTTtctctgataaaatgatgaaTGGGAAACCAGATGCATATAGTCTCATTTCAAGTGCTGCCTTTGCTGTCATGTCACTCAGTTTGTCGCGGCAAACTCAGTGCGGATTCGAAGTGGATCTTCTTTACTTTTTTCTTGGCTGTTTAATTGTGCAACTCATGCAGATTAAATTACAGTTATTCATTGTTGGAGCTGGCTTCAGCTATTCCCTTATTGTTATTCATTCTTCCTTTCCTTCTGTTTCCATAGATGTAGCACCAGGTAATGAGCACCCTGGACTCCAAGATGAAAATTCCGTAGTTGTTGACATCGTTTCACAACAATTGGTATGCACAGATATCGCTAGTAGCATGATGGAACAACTCAGGACTTGTGTGAACGCGATTCAACAGGAAAATCTTAATGTCATCAATAGTCTTTTGGCGCAGGAAAAGGAATGCTTTGACAATGCATCTGAACTGATGTTGTCTGAACGCAGTTCAGAAGGAGTGTTCATGTTGGAATTGCTCTTTCCAGAAACTGAAACTATCAATAATCTTCAAGAAATAGTAAAGTCTATGGTGAGCGCCGGTTTCGAAAAGGAGTGTGCTGATGTGTATAGTAGTTGCCGGAGGGATTGCTTGGAGGAGTGCCTAATAAAACAACTATTAGGTTTGGAGAATCTTACTATCGAAGATGTTAACATGGTTCCGTGGAAGGATCTCAAAGACCAAATTGGAAGATGGATTAAGACTTTTAAGGTTGCTCTCAATTTATTGTTCCCCACCGAGCGGCAACTATGCGATCTTGTTTTCTTCGGATTCCCCACAGTTACTGATCTCTCATTTACAGAGATTTGTAGGGGATGCACTAATCATTTTCTGAAGTTTGGCAATGCTGTAGCAAATGGAAGCCGTTCGCCAGAGCAGTTGTTTAAAATCCTCGGCATGTTTGAAACATTGCGTGATTTAACTCCCAAGTTTGAGTCTCTATTTTGTGACCGTTACAGCGTGTCACTAAGGAATGAAGCAAACACAGTTTTAAAGAATTTGGGGGAAGCAATAGTGGGTATTTTCATAGAATTGGAAAATAGGATTCGCAGTGATCCTGTGAAAGCAGCAGTTCCTGGTGGCAGGCTTCACCCTGTTCTTCGTTACGTAATGAACTACCTCGTCCTCATTTGTGACTATTGGCACACACTGGAGCAGGTGTTTGAGGACTACGGGCATCGGTTGAAGGAATACCACAATCTTGACGATAGTGTACCCTCCTCTTCCCTTCTTTCATTGCAGATGGGTCAGATTATGGAGGTACTGGACAGTAATTTGGAAGCCAAGTCCAAAATCTATAACGAACCTGCTTTGTGTTGTGTTTTCTTAATGAATAGCAGCAGGTACATACTTCAGAAGACAAAAGATAATGAATTAGGGAAACTTTTATCTAATGATGTTATCCAAAATCACGAAGCAAAAGTTTTGTACAATCATGAACAATATCAGAAAATCTCATGGAGTAAGGTGTTGGGATTTCTGAAGCTGGATGACAATGGAATAGTGCCTCCTAATATGGTAAAGAAGTCAATGAAGAAGAAGCTCAAGTTGTTCAACTTACTGTTTGAAGAAATATGCAGGGTTCAGTCTTTGTGGTTTGTCTTCGATGAACAACTTAGGGAAATCGTAAGAGTTTCCATTGAGAGAAACTTGCTGCCAGCGTATGAAAACTTCATTGGGAGGTTTGAGAGTGTTCTAGAACTTGGAAAATATGATCATGATAAATATGTGAAGTATCAAATGGAGGATATTGTAGCAAAACTCGATGATTTGTTTCAAGGAAGCAGTGGATCAACTAAAGCTCAAAATTGA